In Phreatobacter cathodiphilus, the genomic window GAGACCGGCTGGGACGCCACGATGTTGTAGGTTCCGCGGCCGCTCTCCTCGAGGGCCGTCGCGATCTTCTCCGCCACGCCCGCCCAATGCTCGCTGCAGGTGATCACGGCCAGATCGCCGTTGAACGCCGCTCCGATGGTCTGTCGGCCTGAGGCGGCGCTGCGGATGGCCTGCGGCAGGTGGGCGGCAAATCCGTCGCTGCAGGAGACGAGGACGATGGTGGCGGGCCAGGACAGCGAAACACCCACCGGCAAGGCTGCGGCTCCCTCCGCACGGAACGGGTCCGAGGTGCCCCGCAGCAGCGCGGAGACGATATCCGCGACACTGCGATAGGTGGCTTCCGCCACGCGCTCCATGGAGAGCAGCACGATTCCGGTGACGAGTGCGGCGCGCTCGAGCGTGCGGATCTCCGGCGAGGACAGGGGCTTCGGTCGCGTGAACACCAGCGCGCCGAGCCGGGCGCTGCCGCTCGACACCGCCGCCACGGTGACGGTCTGGCCGGAGGCGGCTTCGAAGGTCACGGAGCGCCCGAGGCGGGCACTCTCGATGACCGCGTGGGCAAGGCCCTGATCCGGAACCGTCTCGGGCGGCACGCCGGCAATCGCTGCGTGGCGTTCGTCGAGAATGGCAGCCTCTCCTCCGAGGAGGCTCGCCACCCTCTGCCGGAGGTCTTCCAGTGATCCGCCGCGGGCGATGAGTTCGGTCAGCCGCTCGTGAGCAATTGCGGCGCTCTCGATGTCGTCGGCCTTGGCCCGCAGGGCGGCGTTCGCCTCGCGCGCCATGCTGAGCGCCCGCTGGGCCTCCTCCAGCAGCCTGGCATTCTCGATCGCCAGGGCGGCGAAAGTGCCGAGCGACTGCAAAATGGAGATTTCCTGCGGGTTGTAGGCGCGCTCGTAGCGGTCGGCGACGAAGAGCACGCCGATGATCTGCAGTTCCAGCGCCAGCGGAATGCCGAGGATCGACACCACCCCCTCCGAGAGGATGGCGCGGTCGATATCCGGGTCGTGGTGAAAGCTTCGGTCGGACTTGTACTGGCTGGACTGCCAGGGCCGCCGCGTTCTGACGACGCTTCCGCAGATGCCCACATCCCGGGGCACGACGATGCTGGCAAAGGCCTCCGAGACCACCCCCTCCGTGGCGCGCACGCGAAAAGGGGTGCGTTCATCGACGGCCGCGGACAGATAGGCGATGTCGCTGCCGACCAGTTGCCGGGCGCGACGGATGATGGCCTGCAGCACCTGGTCGGTATCGCGCATGGCCGACAGATCGCGCGCCGTCTCGTTCAGGGCGATCAGTTCGCGCTCGCGCTTCAATTTGTGTTCGACGTTCTCGCGCAGTCGAATGGCGAGGGCGAGGTCAGCCTCGAGCTGCTCGTGCAGTTCCGGCGGCAGCGTGCGGATATCGCCTCCGGCAGCGTCGAAAGCGGACGGTGTCGCACCCTGTTCGAGCAGCGCCAACAGGCGGGAATAAAACCCTGCCGCCGGGTCCGGCCTTGCCCATCGCGCGGTCGCCGTCTTCACCCGCTGGTCCACGTGCTTCGCTCCCCCGCATTTCGCTGAACACTCCATCTAACGCACCTGCGGACAGGCGAGAGAACAGAGGTCGGTCACATGAGATCCGGCCTTTTGTGGAGTTTGTCCACATATCGCGCGCGATCCTGTTGGGGGCAAGTTTCACGCTGCGCCGGCGACGTGGCACACGCTGGTCTCGCCGCGGCGGGGCGAGAGGGCCGGTCATGGGGCGACGTTCAGGAGGATGAGGAATGGCTGATCGGGAGACGCCCGGCGACGCGGCGCGCAGCGACAGGAGGCCCCTGGACGGTATCGTCGTTCTGGATATCACCCGCGTCGTCGCGGGACCCTTTTGCGCCATGCTGCTCGCTGACCTCGGCGCCAGCGTCATCAAGGTCGAGCACCCCGACGATCCCGACTATGCCCGCGGCTTTCCCCCGATGGTCGGCGGCGGTGACGCGGGCGAGAGCGCGTTCTTCACCCAGTTCAATCGCAACAAGCGGGGCATCAGCGTCAATCTGAAGTCGCCCGACGGGAAGGAGCTGTTGAAGCAGCTCGTCCGCAAGGCCGATGTCCTGGTCGAGAATTTCCGGCCGGGCACGATGGACAAGCTCGGCCTCGGCTATGACGAGCTGCGCCGCTGCAATCCGCGCCTCGTCTATACCGCCATATCCGGCTTCGGACGCACCGGCCCCAACTCCTCGCGCCCGGCCTTCGACAATACCGGTCAGGCGGTCGGCGGGCTCTGGTCGATGAACGGCTATGCCGACCGCCCGCCGGTGCGGGTCGGCACCATCATCGGCGATCTCGCGGCCTCGCTCTACGCGACCATCGGCACGCTCGCGGCCCTGCGCACGGCCGAAAAGACAGGCGAGGGGCAGGTGGTCGACGTCTC contains:
- a CDS encoding CaiB/BaiF CoA transferase family protein, which encodes MADRETPGDAARSDRRPLDGIVVLDITRVVAGPFCAMLLADLGASVIKVEHPDDPDYARGFPPMVGGGDAGESAFFTQFNRNKRGISVNLKSPDGKELLKQLVRKADVLVENFRPGTMDKLGLGYDELRRCNPRLVYTAISGFGRTGPNSSRPAFDNTGQAVGGLWSMNGYADRPPVRVGTIIGDLAASLYATIGTLAALRTAEKTGEGQVVDVSQQDSILTLTENAVVRYTTRGEVASPLGNDHPFVRPYGQFPCKDGYVFFGGYTDKFWRLTCEMFGEPEVADDPEIDTMDKRFDPDVAERRVKPLLERWFSAYGKAELEAMAGDRVPLSAIKTIPEVVEDPHVAARNMIVEVPVGGETVRMVGSPIKLSMTGEIPLGAAPAPGQHTRSVLAELLGLDDEAIRRLAGSGAI
- a CDS encoding helix-turn-helix domain-containing protein, which translates into the protein MDQRVKTATARWARPDPAAGFYSRLLALLEQGATPSAFDAAGGDIRTLPPELHEQLEADLALAIRLRENVEHKLKRERELIALNETARDLSAMRDTDQVLQAIIRRARQLVGSDIAYLSAAVDERTPFRVRATEGVVSEAFASIVVPRDVGICGSVVRTRRPWQSSQYKSDRSFHHDPDIDRAILSEGVVSILGIPLALELQIIGVLFVADRYERAYNPQEISILQSLGTFAALAIENARLLEEAQRALSMAREANAALRAKADDIESAAIAHERLTELIARGGSLEDLRQRVASLLGGEAAILDERHAAIAGVPPETVPDQGLAHAVIESARLGRSVTFEAASGQTVTVAAVSSGSARLGALVFTRPKPLSSPEIRTLERAALVTGIVLLSMERVAEATYRSVADIVSALLRGTSDPFRAEGAAALPVGVSLSWPATIVLVSCSDGFAAHLPQAIRSAASGRQTIGAAFNGDLAVITCSEHWAGVAEKIATALEESGRGTYNIVASQPVSDVQSAADEYRKLRRALSLLRSLGQNARIVSEKTLSLYGLLFDGQGEDAALAFITHTIGPLLEHDRRRKSQLAATLYAYFETGRSLQKAADALDIHVNTMRQRLDSIAALCPGWAETSRGLEIHMALRLHRLTETLPR